In Prunus dulcis chromosome 1, ALMONDv2, whole genome shotgun sequence, the following are encoded in one genomic region:
- the LOC117636326 gene encoding 2,3-dimethylmalate lyase isoform X1 — protein MNLQPLVRSRYCTVSLPHTRSFNLSTKIPPSSNLTFGSSLHQRPLSLPHKLNHTPSASPAKKGVLQLVAAYSRGRESAPESPAKALRRILDLPGVHQAPACFDALSAKLVERAGFQCCLTSGFSISAARLGLPDTGLISYGEMVDQGQQITQAVSIPVIGDGDNGYGNAINVKRTVKGYIKAGFAGILLEDQVSPKACGHTKGRKVVSREEAVIRIRAAVDARKESGSDIVIVARTDSRQAVSLDEALWRSRAFADAGADVLFIDALTSKEEMKAFCGISSPVPKMANMLEGGGKTPILNPLELEDVGYKLVTYPLSLIGVSIRAMQEALAGIRGGRIPPPGSMPSFEEVKEILGFNNYYDEEKRYAASITPLSSERLTSNVYSLQRRVKDDAEQKDQSPQDPIVEVITPDVYNNYGADGSRGSFSGIWSRTLRVKITGRDGFEKLDVRIPAGFLDGITNIVPALGGVNIKELLNEAADEMGGKVLLDFNDTIGDRIQVFLE, from the exons atgaatCTGCAGCCTCTGGTGCGTAGCAGATACTGCACTGTCTCTCTTCCTCACACCCGCTCTTTCAATCTCAGCACAAAAATACCACCATCTTCAAATCTCACATTTGGATCGTCCCTCCATCAACGCCCACTTTCACTGCCCCACAAGTTAAACCATACCCCTTCTGCCTCTCCTGCGAAAAAGGGTGTCCTTCAACTCGTCGCTGCTTACTCAAGAGGCAGAGAATCAGCCCCTGAGTCTCCGGCGAAAGCGCTCCGCCGAATTCTTGACTTGCCAGGGGTTCATCAAGCCCCTGCTTGTTTTGATGCTCTAAGTGCCAAGTTGGTTGAAAGAGCTGGCTTCCAGTGCTGCTTGACCAGTG GATTTTCGATATCGGCTGCTAGATTAGGATTGCCAGATACAGGTTTGATATCCTATGGAGAAATGGTGGATCAGGGGCAACAAATTACCCAAGCTGTGTCAATTCCTGTTATCGGGGATGGGGATAATGGATACGGGAATGCAATCAATGTTAAGAGAACTGTCAAGGGATATATTAAAGCTGGTTTTGCTGGGATTCTGCTTGAAGATCAg GTCTCTCCAAAGGCTTGTGGTCATACGAAAGGCAGGAAAGTGGTCTCAAGAGAGGAGGCTGTGATACGGATAAGAGCAGCTGTTGATGCTCGGAAAGAGAGTGGCTCTGACATTGTCATTGTAGCACGAACTGATTCTCGTCAAGCAGTGTCTTTGGATGAAGCACTCTGGAGGTCAAGGGCATTTGCTGATGCTGGAGCAGATGTTCTTTTCATTGATGCACTAACTTCTAAAGAAGAGATGAAGGCTTTTTGTGGAATATCTTCCCCAGTTCCAAAAATG GCCAATATGCTTGAAGGAGGGGGCAAAACACCAATACTCAATCCTCTTGAACTCGAGGATGTTGGATATAAACTTGTGACCTATCCACTTTCCTTGATTGGGGTTTCTATTCGAGCAATGCAG GAAGCACTAGCTGGTATCAGAGGAGGTCGTATCCCTCCTCCTGGAAGCATGCCATCCTTCGAAGAGGTTAAGGAAATCCTAGGTTTCAACAATTATTATGACGAAGAAAAGCGGTATGCTGCCAGCATCACTCCACTATCTTCAGAAAGAT TGACCAGTAATGTGTACAGTCTCCAAAGGAGGGTTAAAGATGATGCAGAGCAGAAAGATCAGAGTCCTCAAGATCCCATTGTTGAAGTTATAACACCTGACGTCTACAATAACTATGGTGCAGATGGTTCCAGGGGTTCATTTTCTGGGATCTGGTCTCGGACGTTGAGGGTCAAAATAACTGGAAGAGATGGATTTGAGAAACTTGATGTTAGGATTCCT GCTGGATTCTTGGATGGAATCACAAATATAGTTCCAG CTCTCGGCGGTGTAAACATCAAAGAACTGTTGAATGAGGCAGCTGATGAAATGGGAGGGAAAGTGCTGTTAGATTTTAATGACACAATTGGTGATAGGATTCAAGTTTTTCTAGAGTAA
- the LOC117636326 gene encoding 2,3-dimethylmalate lyase isoform X2, translating into MNLQPLVRSRYCTVSLPHTRSFNLSTKIPPSSNLTFGSSLHQRPLSLPHKLNHTPSASPAKKGVLQLVAAYSRGRESAPESPAKALRRILDLPGVHQAPACFDALSAKLVERAGFQCCLTSGFSISAARLGLPDTGLISYGEMVDQGQQITQAVSIPVIGDGDNGYGNAINVKRTVKGYIKAGFAGILLEDQVSPKACGHTKGRKVVSREEAVIRIRAAVDARKESGSDIVIVARTDSRQAVSLDEALWRSRAFADAGADVLFIDALTSKEEMKAFCGISSPVPKMANMLEGGGKTPILNPLELEDVGYKLVTYPLSLIGVSIRAMQEALAGIRGGRIPPPGSMPSFEEVKEILGFNNYYDEEKRYAASITPLSSERYGSRGSFSGIWSRTLRVKITGRDGFEKLDVRIPAGFLDGITNIVPALGGVNIKELLNEAADEMGGKVLLDFNDTIGDRIQVFLE; encoded by the exons atgaatCTGCAGCCTCTGGTGCGTAGCAGATACTGCACTGTCTCTCTTCCTCACACCCGCTCTTTCAATCTCAGCACAAAAATACCACCATCTTCAAATCTCACATTTGGATCGTCCCTCCATCAACGCCCACTTTCACTGCCCCACAAGTTAAACCATACCCCTTCTGCCTCTCCTGCGAAAAAGGGTGTCCTTCAACTCGTCGCTGCTTACTCAAGAGGCAGAGAATCAGCCCCTGAGTCTCCGGCGAAAGCGCTCCGCCGAATTCTTGACTTGCCAGGGGTTCATCAAGCCCCTGCTTGTTTTGATGCTCTAAGTGCCAAGTTGGTTGAAAGAGCTGGCTTCCAGTGCTGCTTGACCAGTG GATTTTCGATATCGGCTGCTAGATTAGGATTGCCAGATACAGGTTTGATATCCTATGGAGAAATGGTGGATCAGGGGCAACAAATTACCCAAGCTGTGTCAATTCCTGTTATCGGGGATGGGGATAATGGATACGGGAATGCAATCAATGTTAAGAGAACTGTCAAGGGATATATTAAAGCTGGTTTTGCTGGGATTCTGCTTGAAGATCAg GTCTCTCCAAAGGCTTGTGGTCATACGAAAGGCAGGAAAGTGGTCTCAAGAGAGGAGGCTGTGATACGGATAAGAGCAGCTGTTGATGCTCGGAAAGAGAGTGGCTCTGACATTGTCATTGTAGCACGAACTGATTCTCGTCAAGCAGTGTCTTTGGATGAAGCACTCTGGAGGTCAAGGGCATTTGCTGATGCTGGAGCAGATGTTCTTTTCATTGATGCACTAACTTCTAAAGAAGAGATGAAGGCTTTTTGTGGAATATCTTCCCCAGTTCCAAAAATG GCCAATATGCTTGAAGGAGGGGGCAAAACACCAATACTCAATCCTCTTGAACTCGAGGATGTTGGATATAAACTTGTGACCTATCCACTTTCCTTGATTGGGGTTTCTATTCGAGCAATGCAG GAAGCACTAGCTGGTATCAGAGGAGGTCGTATCCCTCCTCCTGGAAGCATGCCATCCTTCGAAGAGGTTAAGGAAATCCTAGGTTTCAACAATTATTATGACGAAGAAAAGCGGTATGCTGCCAGCATCACTCCACTATCTTCAGAAAGAT ATGGTTCCAGGGGTTCATTTTCTGGGATCTGGTCTCGGACGTTGAGGGTCAAAATAACTGGAAGAGATGGATTTGAGAAACTTGATGTTAGGATTCCT GCTGGATTCTTGGATGGAATCACAAATATAGTTCCAG CTCTCGGCGGTGTAAACATCAAAGAACTGTTGAATGAGGCAGCTGATGAAATGGGAGGGAAAGTGCTGTTAGATTTTAATGACACAATTGGTGATAGGATTCAAGTTTTTCTAGAGTAA